The following coding sequences lie in one Metallumcola ferriviriculae genomic window:
- a CDS encoding F0F1 ATP synthase subunit delta: MIDRTIARRYAQALFAIARESDKIKQFEDELTLVVDTIQASPELEQVLEHQLIEPEAKKELLEKVFRSQVSQEILNFVKLVCDKRRERYLSQMLREYIAFADEARNVLAATVRTAKELTPEHYQGIKEKLSKMTGKEIRLETKVDPELIAGVVVKIGDRVYDGSVANRLSDLKTHLTKVHFSKDRGEVADEH, encoded by the coding sequence ATGATAGACAGAACTATTGCGCGGCGTTATGCCCAGGCACTTTTTGCAATAGCCCGGGAAAGCGATAAGATTAAGCAGTTTGAAGACGAGCTCACACTGGTGGTAGATACAATCCAGGCCAGTCCCGAGCTGGAGCAGGTATTGGAACACCAGTTGATTGAACCGGAAGCGAAAAAAGAACTTCTTGAAAAGGTTTTCCGCAGTCAGGTCTCACAGGAGATCCTGAATTTTGTCAAACTGGTCTGCGACAAGCGTCGTGAGCGCTATCTCAGCCAGATGCTGCGGGAATATATCGCCTTTGCGGATGAGGCAAGGAATGTTTTGGCGGCTACGGTCAGGACCGCCAAGGAATTAACGCCGGAGCATTATCAGGGCATTAAGGAAAAATTGTCTAAAATGACCGGTAAGGAAATCCGCCTGGAAACCAAGGTGGATCCGGAGTTAATAGCCGGGGTGGTTGTGAAGATTGGTGACCGTGTTTATGATGGCAGTGTCGCTAACCGCCTTAGCGATCTAAAAACACACCTGACTAAAGTGCATTTTTCCAAAGATAGGGGTGAAGTAGCCGATGAGCATTAG
- a CDS encoding AtpZ/AtpI family protein: protein MKKDYWNYARYANFALSFGITMALSIFLGLYGGSWLDKRLGTSPWFLLTGILLGVAVSFKALLSELMVLQKTEDTIPEDDNEKEE, encoded by the coding sequence ATGAAAAAGGATTATTGGAATTACGCCCGTTACGCTAACTTTGCTCTCTCCTTCGGAATTACCATGGCACTGAGTATTTTTTTAGGCCTTTATGGAGGCAGTTGGTTGGACAAGCGGCTTGGTACCTCACCCTGGTTTCTGTTGACGGGCATCTTATTGGGGGTTGCGGTTTCCTTTAAAGCCCTCTTATCTGAATTAATGGTCTTACAGAAAACAGAGGACACGATCCCGGAGGATGATAACGAAAAAGAGGAATGA
- the atpF gene encoding F0F1 ATP synthase subunit B, translating into MAILNALNFNVWTFLLQIVNLLVVIAILNKLLYQPVAKIMREREAQIEGSISEANRAQKDAEKLLAEYEEKMQTAKKEAQEIVSRADKMGEDMRQKMVSDAREESTRTLAKAKEEIAGEKAKALAEIRDEVATLAMLAAGKVVGRAIDDEDQRKLVEEFVSEVGELQ; encoded by the coding sequence ATGGCAATTCTAAACGCGCTGAACTTTAACGTCTGGACATTCCTCTTACAAATAGTCAATCTTTTGGTTGTGATTGCTATTTTAAATAAATTGTTATATCAGCCTGTAGCTAAAATCATGCGTGAGCGTGAAGCACAGATAGAGGGTTCTATTAGTGAGGCTAACCGTGCCCAAAAAGACGCGGAAAAGTTGTTGGCCGAGTATGAAGAAAAAATGCAGACAGCTAAAAAAGAAGCTCAGGAGATTGTCAGCCGTGCTGATAAAATGGGCGAAGATATGAGGCAGAAGATGGTTAGCGATGCCCGGGAGGAATCGACGAGGACGCTGGCTAAGGCCAAAGAGGAAATCGCCGGTGAAAAAGCTAAAGCACTTGCTGAAATTCGCGACGAAGTGGCTACCTTGGCCATGTTGGCTGCCGGTAAGGTTGTAGGCCGTGCAATTGATGACGAAGACCAAAGAAAACTGGTGGAGGAATTTGTATCTGAGGTAGGCGAGTTGCAATGA
- a CDS encoding ATP synthase subunit I, with protein MKSLGQYQQAQLPKIRQIIVMGLVLAGIAVIFGQFSVAMGIAAGVPVSVINYYLMVSAIDSAATAEGETTQTFFMRRFLYRTLITFTTLFLSLLGGVQFMLGMAVGLSLQMLVHLLEGISLIFYKRG; from the coding sequence ATGAAAAGTTTGGGTCAATACCAGCAAGCTCAACTGCCAAAAATAAGACAAATCATAGTAATGGGTTTAGTCTTGGCCGGCATAGCCGTAATTTTCGGCCAGTTTTCTGTGGCAATGGGCATTGCAGCAGGAGTACCCGTCAGTGTTATTAATTATTACCTGATGGTAAGCGCTATAGATAGTGCTGCTACTGCTGAGGGAGAGACAACCCAAACCTTTTTTATGCGCCGATTTTTGTACCGCACGCTGATAACCTTTACTACTTTGTTTCTTTCCCTTCTGGGAGGTGTCCAATTTATGTTGGGCATGGCGGTGGGCCTGTCCCTACAGATGTTGGTGCACTTATTGGAAGGTATTAGTTTAATATTTTACAAAAGGGGGTGA
- the atpA gene encoding F0F1 ATP synthase subunit alpha, which translates to MSIRPEEISSILKQQIERYEVQVEVTDVGTVIQVGDGIARIYGLEKAMAGELLEFPGGIYGMVLNLEEDNIGAVILGPYTKIKEGDEVKRTGRIVEVPVGEALVGRVVNSLGQPIDGKGPIETKEFRAIESSAPGVVYRQPVAEPLQTGLKSIDALVPIGRGQRELIIGDRQTGKTAVAIDTIINQKGKGVICVYVAIGQKASTVAGLVKRLEDNGAMDYTIIVSATASEPAPLLYIAPYTGCAMAEHFMYKGGHALCVYDDLSKQAAAYRELSLLLRRPPGREAYPGDVFYLHSRLLERAAKLSDAEGGGSLTALPIIETQAGDVSAYIPTNVISITDGQIFLESDLFYAGFRPAINVGISVSRVGGSAQIKAMKKVAGSLRLDLAQYRELAAFAQFGSDLDKATQARLARGERMMEVLKQGQYSPMPVEEEVVVVYTAANGYLDDVEVDSIRKFEQEFLNFMRTSKKELLDKIASEGKWTDEIVEKLKAAIVEFKDNFAA; encoded by the coding sequence ATGAGCATTAGGCCTGAAGAAATAAGCTCAATTTTGAAACAGCAGATTGAGCGTTACGAGGTACAAGTAGAAGTAACGGATGTGGGCACTGTAATCCAAGTAGGTGATGGGATTGCTCGTATCTATGGCTTGGAAAAGGCCATGGCCGGTGAGCTGCTGGAATTCCCCGGCGGCATTTACGGCATGGTGCTTAACCTAGAGGAAGATAACATCGGTGCTGTTATCCTTGGTCCCTACACTAAAATTAAAGAAGGGGACGAGGTAAAGCGTACCGGTAGAATTGTGGAGGTTCCTGTTGGTGAGGCCCTGGTGGGCCGGGTTGTTAACTCTTTGGGGCAACCTATTGACGGTAAGGGACCTATTGAAACAAAAGAGTTCCGGGCCATCGAAAGTTCCGCGCCCGGTGTCGTATACCGACAGCCTGTGGCAGAGCCGCTGCAGACCGGACTTAAGTCCATCGATGCATTGGTTCCCATTGGCAGAGGTCAGCGTGAATTAATTATCGGTGACCGCCAGACAGGTAAAACGGCGGTGGCAATCGATACCATTATCAATCAAAAAGGCAAAGGTGTCATTTGCGTTTATGTGGCAATCGGGCAGAAGGCATCGACAGTGGCCGGTTTAGTGAAGAGGCTGGAAGATAACGGTGCCATGGACTATACCATTATAGTATCCGCTACGGCCAGTGAACCTGCACCGCTTTTGTATATTGCTCCTTATACCGGCTGTGCCATGGCCGAACATTTTATGTATAAGGGCGGGCACGCACTTTGCGTCTATGATGATTTGTCTAAGCAGGCAGCAGCTTATCGTGAGTTATCACTGCTGTTAAGACGTCCTCCGGGTCGAGAAGCTTACCCCGGTGATGTTTTTTATTTACATTCCCGTTTGTTGGAAAGAGCAGCTAAGCTGAGTGACGCTGAAGGCGGCGGCAGCCTGACAGCCCTTCCCATTATTGAGACCCAGGCCGGGGACGTATCAGCATATATCCCCACTAACGTTATTTCCATCACTGACGGTCAGATATTCCTCGAGTCAGACCTTTTCTACGCAGGTTTCCGACCCGCTATTAACGTGGGTATCTCCGTATCGAGGGTTGGTGGTTCGGCCCAAATTAAGGCAATGAAGAAGGTTGCCGGTAGTTTGCGTCTGGACTTGGCACAGTACCGAGAGTTGGCAGCGTTTGCCCAGTTCGGTTCTGACCTAGACAAAGCAACACAAGCCAGGCTGGCCCGCGGCGAACGAATGATGGAAGTATTGAAGCAGGGGCAATATAGCCCCATGCCTGTTGAGGAAGAAGTAGTGGTGGTTTACACGGCTGCTAACGGATACCTTGACGATGTAGAAGTGGATAGTATCCGCAAGTTTGAGCAGGAGTTCCTAAACTTTATGCGCACCAGTAAGAAAGAATTGCTGGATAAGATTGCCTCAGAGGGCAAGTGGACTGATGAAATTGTAGAAAAATTAAAGGCCGCAATCGTAGAGTTTAAAGATAATTTTGCTGCCTAG
- the atpB gene encoding F0F1 ATP synthase subunit A: protein MEEKLQELAAVMEHLKPHDVLVLGSVHITSTVVTTWMVMAVLFTAVFLATRNLNSKPRGVQHLLELLIGFIEGMLEDAMGKKGKKYLPLVATLFVFILSLNLSWFIPTVKPPTIDLSTTAAFGVATIVLIQIFAIQHKGIKGYLHHFAEPTPILAPLTIVEEFVKPISLSLRLFGNMFGEKMVVTILFILLPLIVPTPIMLLGVLMGLIQALVFTILPVTYIQAFIQGH, encoded by the coding sequence GTGGAAGAGAAACTACAGGAGCTTGCGGCAGTGATGGAACACTTAAAGCCCCATGATGTATTGGTCTTGGGCAGTGTCCATATCACCTCCACGGTGGTGACTACCTGGATGGTAATGGCAGTACTTTTCACCGCAGTCTTTTTGGCTACCCGCAATTTAAACAGCAAACCCCGCGGCGTGCAGCATCTGTTGGAACTTCTGATTGGTTTTATCGAGGGAATGCTGGAAGATGCTATGGGCAAAAAAGGTAAGAAATATTTACCGCTGGTTGCTACTTTGTTTGTCTTTATTCTCAGTCTGAATTTATCCTGGTTTATTCCTACGGTGAAACCGCCGACCATCGACTTGAGCACCACTGCGGCATTCGGTGTGGCTACTATTGTGCTTATTCAAATTTTTGCCATCCAGCACAAGGGCATAAAGGGTTACCTGCATCATTTCGCGGAACCTACTCCCATTTTGGCACCGCTTACCATCGTAGAGGAATTTGTAAAACCGATTTCGCTTTCTTTGCGTCTGTTTGGTAACATGTTTGGCGAAAAGATGGTTGTTACCATCCTTTTCATATTGCTGCCCTTAATTGTCCCTACCCCAATCATGCTTTTGGGTGTACTGATGGGATTAATTCAGGCACTGGTTTTCACCATTCTGCCTGTGACCTACATTCAGGCATTCATCCAAGGTCACTAA
- the atpG gene encoding ATP synthase F1 subunit gamma — protein sequence MAGIRDIKRRIRSITNTQQITKAMKMVSAAKLRKAQEAVTAARPYSNKLEQVLARLAANAEELSLPLAETRPGKKAGYLVISGDRGLAGGYNANILKLALGRIHQHEEEASVICVGRKGRDFFRRRGIPIAKEYLDIGDNPNFIQAREIAKEVTDMFLDGTFDKIYLVYTEFMTAMSQNPTVSQLLPIESEVENQEEQGEEYIFEPNAMEVLEVLMPRFVDMAVYRVLLEAKASEHGARMTAMGAATDNADDIIDRLTLTFNRARQAAITREISEIVGGAEALN from the coding sequence ATGGCCGGCATACGAGATATTAAAAGGCGTATTCGCAGTATCACGAATACGCAGCAGATTACCAAAGCGATGAAGATGGTATCAGCAGCCAAACTGCGCAAGGCCCAAGAGGCAGTAACGGCGGCTCGTCCTTATTCTAACAAATTGGAGCAAGTTCTGGCTCGTCTGGCAGCTAACGCCGAAGAACTAAGCCTGCCGCTGGCAGAGACTCGTCCAGGGAAAAAGGCTGGGTATCTGGTCATCAGCGGCGATCGAGGCCTGGCCGGCGGTTATAATGCCAACATCCTTAAATTGGCTTTGGGAAGAATACATCAGCATGAGGAAGAAGCATCGGTAATTTGTGTCGGGCGTAAAGGCAGAGACTTTTTTCGCCGAAGAGGAATACCCATCGCCAAGGAATATCTAGATATCGGTGACAATCCCAATTTTATTCAGGCTAGGGAAATTGCCAAGGAAGTTACTGATATGTTTTTGGATGGGACCTTTGATAAAATTTATCTGGTTTATACCGAATTCATGACCGCCATGAGCCAAAATCCGACGGTCAGCCAACTGTTGCCCATAGAATCTGAAGTGGAAAATCAGGAGGAGCAGGGTGAAGAATACATTTTCGAACCCAACGCCATGGAAGTACTGGAGGTTCTGATGCCCCGGTTTGTGGATATGGCAGTTTACCGGGTGTTGTTAGAAGCTAAGGCCAGTGAACATGGAGCTAGGATGACCGCTATGGGCGCCGCTACGGATAATGCCGATGATATAATCGACAGGCTGACCCTGACCTTCAACAGGGCGCGGCAGGCGGCCATTACCAGAGAGATTTCCGAAATTGTGGGCGGTGCTGAGGCTCTAAATTAG
- the atpE gene encoding ATP synthase F0 subunit C yields MTALGFVGVGIAMGLAAMGSALGQGNASASAMEGIARQPEASGEIRTTLLLALAFMEALTLFTFVIAILMWTKL; encoded by the coding sequence ATGACAGCTTTGGGTTTTGTCGGCGTGGGTATTGCTATGGGTTTGGCCGCTATGGGTTCTGCTTTGGGCCAGGGTAATGCATCCGCCAGTGCTATGGAAGGTATTGCCCGTCAACCGGAAGCTTCCGGTGAGATCAGAACTACTTTATTGTTAGCCCTGGCATTCATGGAAGCTCTTACACTCTTCACATTTGTTATTGCCATCTTAATGTGGACTAAGCTCTAA